In a genomic window of Desulfovibrio sp. JC022:
- a CDS encoding MMPL family transporter, with translation MNIFYSLLEKIIRSIWGLVRKAPVAIVICAVLLAATCAVSSALWLKLDSDQDNLISHDLPFQKRNIEQIKNFGDQEYMFVVIKTGGSEAGKTKAAKFAGTLATKLKKRPDLVKEVHYAMSARDMGPGVLMFASPDELRQFVSLARDFGPLGREWFEEPGLSRFLDMTAGLLSGEKGGGADPEMFGPFMGALDDLVGEMHSSLVSGPTLETLNAPVFDLDKAGIQYFFTRNGKLLIMRILPKKDFRVMDVIGPSLNFVRSSLETVRGEFPEIEAGLTGRPVLSADEMHTTDQDMTIAAIISVVVVGLMFMFILHGWLRPMLVMGSLFCAMAWTFGFTLVALGSLNLLSIVFALVLVGIGVDFGIHIVMRYVEASASGMTPDEAVEEALVHTGPGVLLGGITSVCAFYAVLGQEFVGLAELGLVGGTGIIFCLISMLTVLPSMMLIAGRRNWFPSSQPRMATMPFMEKVISRPVTVLLVFGALTALAFPGFQKAGFNYNLLELQAKGLESVEYEHVLINDSDESTWFAVMTRPDLNSVKSLTAELKQVPSVGRIESILDFLPEGQQEKAEILRGEAEALQGINLEARNSYLVPSEVTASLENLIESLEGLEEKLFSAGAKKELQQVTEIIDRADSCLEILEKNPADAVNLTPLQARLVSELSSSFAWLKEILEVQSVVPDDLPDHLRSLYVGKDGSFMVKISPVENVWDFDKLTGFVGDLRKIDPEVTGVPVVVLESSLLMRETFLEAAGLTIILVSVILFLSSFSISYVLLTLVPLFAGIFWLLEVMGITGLSFNLANFFAIPVLIAIGVDGGVHFLARWKELSQGERLYHTSTPVAVGLSFCTTMIGFGGLLLAHHRGLASLGGIMVTGSATCLVGCMVVLPAVFRLIERIKGK, from the coding sequence ATGAATATTTTTTATAGTCTCTTAGAAAAAATCATCCGCTCCATCTGGGGGCTGGTCCGTAAGGCTCCTGTTGCCATAGTTATCTGCGCCGTATTGCTGGCGGCAACTTGTGCTGTTTCCTCCGCTCTCTGGCTCAAGTTGGATAGCGATCAGGATAACCTCATTTCCCACGATCTCCCTTTTCAGAAACGTAATATTGAACAGATCAAGAATTTCGGTGATCAGGAATATATGTTTGTGGTCATCAAGACCGGGGGCAGTGAAGCGGGTAAAACAAAAGCTGCTAAGTTTGCAGGTACACTTGCCACAAAGCTTAAAAAACGTCCCGATCTGGTCAAAGAAGTTCATTACGCCATGTCCGCCCGTGACATGGGGCCGGGGGTGCTCATGTTCGCCTCCCCGGACGAGTTGCGCCAGTTTGTTTCTCTTGCCCGTGATTTCGGTCCGCTGGGGAGGGAATGGTTTGAAGAGCCGGGGTTGTCCCGTTTTCTGGACATGACCGCCGGGCTTCTTTCCGGTGAAAAGGGCGGCGGTGCCGATCCGGAAATGTTTGGGCCGTTCATGGGTGCGCTGGATGATCTTGTAGGCGAGATGCATTCCTCCCTTGTTTCCGGGCCGACTCTTGAAACCCTGAATGCCCCGGTGTTCGATCTGGACAAGGCCGGAATCCAGTATTTCTTCACCCGCAACGGTAAATTGCTGATCATGCGTATCCTGCCCAAGAAGGATTTCCGGGTTATGGATGTGATCGGGCCTTCGCTGAATTTCGTGCGTTCATCACTGGAAACAGTGCGCGGAGAATTTCCTGAAATCGAAGCCGGGCTGACCGGGCGTCCGGTTCTTTCCGCTGATGAGATGCACACCACAGATCAGGATATGACCATTGCCGCCATTATTTCGGTGGTTGTAGTGGGACTTATGTTCATGTTTATCCTGCACGGCTGGCTGCGGCCCATGCTGGTTATGGGCTCACTTTTTTGTGCCATGGCCTGGACCTTCGGATTTACGCTGGTGGCGCTGGGCAGTCTGAACTTGTTATCCATTGTTTTTGCCCTTGTACTGGTCGGCATCGGGGTGGATTTCGGTATCCATATTGTTATGCGTTATGTGGAAGCTTCTGCTTCCGGCATGACCCCGGATGAGGCCGTGGAAGAAGCTTTAGTCCATACCGGACCCGGTGTGCTGCTGGGCGGTATTACTTCAGTCTGTGCTTTTTACGCTGTGCTTGGTCAGGAATTTGTGGGCTTAGCCGAGCTGGGGCTTGTGGGCGGAACAGGTATCATTTTTTGCCTGATCTCTATGCTTACCGTGCTGCCTTCCATGATGCTAATCGCAGGGCGGCGCAATTGGTTTCCATCTTCCCAGCCACGTATGGCGACCATGCCGTTCATGGAAAAAGTTATTTCCCGTCCGGTGACCGTGCTGCTTGTTTTCGGTGCGTTAACCGCGCTGGCTTTTCCGGGATTCCAGAAGGCTGGGTTTAACTACAACCTGCTGGAGTTGCAGGCCAAGGGGTTGGAATCCGTTGAGTACGAACATGTACTGATTAACGATTCCGACGAATCCACATGGTTTGCGGTCATGACTCGCCCGGACCTTAACTCCGTGAAGTCTCTGACCGCAGAACTCAAACAGGTTCCGTCGGTGGGGCGTATTGAGTCCATTCTCGATTTTCTTCCCGAAGGACAGCAGGAAAAAGCTGAAATTCTGCGCGGTGAGGCTGAGGCTTTGCAGGGAATTAATCTTGAAGCCCGCAATTCCTATCTTGTGCCCTCTGAAGTGACGGCTTCCCTTGAGAATCTGATTGAATCTCTTGAGGGCCTTGAGGAAAAGCTTTTTTCTGCCGGTGCAAAAAAAGAATTACAGCAGGTTACGGAGATCATTGACCGCGCGGATTCCTGTCTTGAAATATTGGAAAAGAATCCTGCGGATGCGGTTAACCTGACCCCGCTTCAGGCTCGTTTGGTCAGTGAGCTTTCCAGCTCTTTTGCGTGGCTTAAGGAAATTCTGGAGGTACAGTCGGTCGTTCCGGATGACCTGCCTGACCATCTGCGCTCCCTTTATGTGGGCAAAGACGGCAGTTTCATGGTCAAGATTTCCCCGGTGGAAAATGTCTGGGATTTTGATAAGTTGACCGGATTTGTGGGCGACCTGCGCAAGATCGACCCTGAAGTTACAGGGGTTCCGGTGGTGGTTCTTGAGTCTTCCCTGCTCATGCGCGAGACCTTTCTTGAGGCCGCTGGGCTGACCATCATTCTTGTTTCAGTTATCCTGTTCCTCAGCTCTTTCAGCATCAGTTATGTGCTTTTGACCCTTGTTCCGCTCTTTGCCGGAATATTCTGGCTGCTGGAGGTTATGGGGATTACCGGACTGAGCTTTAATTTAGCCAATTTCTTTGCTATTCCAGTGCTTATAGCTATCGGTGTTGACGGCGGGGTTCATTTTCTGGCCCGCTGGAAGGAACTTTCCCAAGGCGAACGTCTCTACCACACCAGCACTCCGGTGGCTGTGGGACTCAGTTTCTGCACCACCATGATCGGGTTCGGTGGATTGCTGCTGGCGCATCATCGCGGCCTTGCTTCGCTGGGTGGGATTATGGTTACCGGTTCCGCTACCTGCCTTGTAGGTTGTATGGTGGTTCTGCCTGCCGTGTTCAGATTGATTGAAAGGATTAAAGGAAAATAG